The window TACAGTGAGACAATGCCTTGCCAAAGAGGGAAGGTAAAAATCATCAAGTCCAGCATCAGTGCTCAGTTTAAATCATATATTGGTGACATATCTATCACAAAGACAAtcgaggagggaaaaaaaagtctagatTTACCATGCAGGAGAGATTTATTACTCTACTTGCCTTTGATAACCTGATTACATCTAGTTGTTTAGCAGTTTAGTATTGTGTTAAACTGTTTTTACaacagagttgttttttttctttgttttttttttttaattaaacccaGTAAGATGTACAGAAGACAACGTGGCAGTAAAAAGTACTGCTTCCAACAGACAGAGGTGAAAGGTCAAATGAGGGGCCACAGCAAAGAGGTCACTAGCAGCCACAGCCTTCTCTCTGAGGTTGGGGCTCACTGGTTAGCCGGCCTCCCTGCGGGGCTGACGGTTTGTGTTGTACACCGGACTCGGCAGCATTCAGATCCAGGCTTCCATCCTGAATGTTCTGATAGATTTTCTTGGCAGCCTCAAGGAAAGCATCTTCTACATTCTCTCCCCTAAGAGGCAATTAACAATTTTTATTCAAGAACCATAGATTTCTACAGGTAACACATTATACACCGACTTTTTTGCTACCCTTCAGTCAACTACCATGATATCTTCAACTTAGCCAGTGTCATTTAATAAGAGATCACTTGACTGGACTAAGAGAATGTGGGAAGATATTTCTGGTGGAAAGTgaaaaaacatactaaaagcTGTTACTACAAACCGTATCAGGTCATTACACATGTTCTAATTATTACTAAAATGGTACACGTAACATAGAACATGATGGATGAGAGGCCATTTCTGTGACAACAGACAGGGTACTccaaatagaaatggaaatttcTCCAAACATGCTGAATGGGATTCCAAGATTTATACTGTCTGATCAAACAAGTGTTAAGTATGGACTATGTCCTGTTTTTATCATATGATAGTAACACAGTCATGCTTAGCcatgttcacattttttaatcttttgagactAAAAGAATCAAATGTAAGACTAAACAAAAATAAGCTACTCTCCACTCATCACTTGAAAGACTTTTTGGcttaataaataaagaactctgaTTGGGAGTTCAAGGATTCATGGAAGAACAATTAGAAATGATCATTTTTAGACAATATTTCCAGTCTGGCACAATGGTGCAGGCCCGTAATCCCaatgcctcaggaggctgaggcaagagaattccaagttccagggcagcctggTGGTGATGCTAGGGCTGTAGCCTAGTATTAGAGCCCCCCAGGTTAAATCTCAGTACAACCCACATACACAGTATCATGctttttaacataatcataagTATTATATGAACAAATTAGCCAAGACTGCATCCAATATGCCAAATTCCTACTGCGAAAGTCCAACAAAACTTTTGGAATATAAACAGTTTCATTTATTAAACTGGGTTACCAATGGGaacaatcaaataattttttaagtaataaaaattcaccttatttttaaatgtgaaatgggAAGTATGTTTGCTTACTGTTCTTCCTGTCATTAAAAACTACACGTGGAACTGGTGATGTAgctttagtggtagagtgcttgcctagcacacacaaagccctaggttcaatccccagcagcacacgcacaaacacacacgtacacacattaCATGGATATgttatttgtatatgtacatgtgtgtatatattatacactTTTTGTATACATGATTCTACTTTGAGAAACAGTATAACTGAAACATAATCAACATTTCAACTATACTTACGTTTTTGCACTTGCTTCAAGGAACAATAAGCCTAAAAATAAAATCGAGACTATAATTAGGACATTTCAAACTAACTCACAAGAGTGTTTCTCTTCAGTAACATCTGAGTAAGTTTTCCCATCAGCTGTCAGTATTCCTCCTGTAGTTACTGTACAAAAAAATGTATAGTTTTGATTGGGGTTATCTTAATATTTCTAATCAATTGAACTGCTCCTAAAATGAATTTCATACAAGCTTCTGCACACACTTTATTCCCTCATTCTTGAGATTTTTGAGCAGtctgaatttttgaaaatttgtcaAATAATCTGCAATATCAAAATCCCACCTTTTCTCAGAAATTCTCCCAAGTGTAATCATTAAGTGTTAAAAAGAAACCCACCATTTTCTTCAGCAAACTGTTTGGCTTCTTCGTATGTAacatctctctgtgcctccaaATCTGCTTTATTTCCTATGAGAATTATTACCTAATTTGTAATCAAAAGAAAGAcatcttaaaacaaaagaaaccatttaAACCAACCATGCAAATTCTGAAACCCCCCCAAATCTTGACAGAAAAAACTGGGTCCAAAAAGGCAACCAAGTACTAGCAATACCATCAGGCAGGTCTACAGTATCATAAAGACATTAGTAAGAAGAAAGACCTTAGCAGTCACACAGGCCAAAGCTTGACAAGCTTTCTGCGAAGAAAAGGTAGTATATTTTTCAAGTTTGTAGACCCCATATGGTCTCCACccgttttttggggttttttttttttttttttgtaccaaggattgaacccagaggcacttaatcaaccactaagccatttccccagcccattttatttttttcttttaagaaagggtctcactaagttgcttaggactttgctaagttgctgaagctgcctttgaactttcaatcctcttgcctcaacctcccaagctgctgggattacagacatgtgccatcgTGCCTGGCCTGCATATTcttctttgctgttttttttcctattaaccCCTGAAAAATGTAAAAGCATCCTTAGCTTTGCAAACCATTCAAAACTAGGCTGTGGGTTGGATGTGACCAGTTGGCCAATTTGTTCACTTCTGGTCTAGAACAACATCTATTTGAGTAAGATTAATAAATCCCATACatacaccccccccacacacacacacacaaacaatttatttttatatatatagggAAGGTTTTGGGACTCTCAGAAAGTTTAAAAACCACTAGTTCAACTCCTTCAAGTGACAGGTAAGGAAATTAGAGCCCAAAAAAGGTAAAGGAACTTGCCAAAAGCTACTAAGTCAATGGTAGTAGGATGTTAGAACCAAGTAGGAAACTCTCATTGTGACCTATAGACAAAGACTGTCCTACCTACACTATCTCTAGGTAGGACTAAGTTCATAGCAGGTAAACACAAATGTCTGTGTGTTGCCATGGGGACAGCTGAGAATGAGAATCAGGGTTCTAATGCTATGGGTTCAAGTCCAGGGCAAAAtatcacacacctataatcttcCATTTGGAACCATCTATACAAAGTAAAGTTATGCCAAAGTTAAAGAAAGCTCTGCAAAGCTTTAAGAAAAAAGTGTGTAGTCTTGGAAACAGTAAACGTTTTGGGCCTTTCCATGGGGCAGAGAAGGGAAGATTTATGGATCAACTGTATGTGTGTAAAAGCTTATTTCAGACATCAAAAtctcccccctcctttccctttccatACAGGTATAGTAATCCAGATATGGTTTCAACTAAAAGGTGCTTCCAccagttaaatatttttcatgtgaaaTTACAGTACCTGGCTCTTATACACTTTCAAAAATTTGTGCCCAATAAATAATCACTTTGACATGAATGTAAATCTTCTGCAAGGACATTAGTCAAGCAGTACAACAAAAGTAAACATTCTTCATTCAATAAACAAATGCCcactcagaaggaaaaaaaatccttacagTCCACTagtcttttaaagaataaaataatggcacttaaaaaaattcaaccttttttaaaaaaacaagtctgTTAAAAGTCAAAACTGCCTAGTACAGGGGCATAAAATAGGTACTCAAAACAAggaaaactgggctggggttgtggctcagtggtaaagcattgcctaacgtgtgaggcactggattcaattctcagcaccacatataaataaataaaggcccatcagcaattaaaaagtatgaaaaaaaacaaacaaggaaaacaCCCTGGCTTCatgggaggtgaggagggaggaaTACCACCTCCTTCCCAATTACTTAAGAATTTCAAAAGCAGGCTTCCCACCTTACTGAGAGGGGACACACATGGAATGCTAATAACAGAGGTATAGAACATACTggcaacaaaatgagaaaatatatatagaactTTTACATAAAATCCAAAGGCAACTTTATAGAAAATGGAATTTATGAGCTAGACCTCaagaaatagagatttttttttttcttttgaagatctGGTTAAACTGTGGGTATAAAGGAGACAAGAAAGACATGGCTAATTTGTTTACTACATGCCTCCATGGACCTTCTACAATGAGtatctttaacattttatttgaaataactgTAAAGTCACAGCAAAAAGAGAGGTCCTATGTATCCTTCACCAAGCTTCCCCGATGGTAGCAACTTATGTAACTACAGCATACTCTTAAAATCAGCAAAGTGACATGGTACAATCTATAGCTCttaaatgtcaatttttaaatgCTCTCATGTATGgctgtgcatatgtgtgtgattCTATGTATTTTATCACAGGTATAGATTTGTCACAACAATCAGGATATAGAACcgttccatcactgaaagaactactCTCACACCTCATCCCTAACACTGGCAACCACTCATCTGTTTTTCCATCTCTACAATTTcatcattttgataatgttacaAATGGAATGATATAATATGTAACCTTTTGAAATTGTCTTTTACTCTGCATACTATGCTTGACAGCCATCCAAGCTGTTGCCTGTATcaatgaggttgtggctcagtggtagaccggttgcctagcacatgtgaggtactgggttccatcctgagcACATTAGCTAGATTGCTTCCAGTTTTGGGCTATTGTAAATAAAGCTCCTACGAACATTCATCTACAGATTGTATATATACcaacataataatgaaaataaaagttccaGGTACAGTCTCTAGCATAATAGGCATACAATGTTAACTGATTCTCAATTATGGTTAAACTCCTGTTCCCTCATAAAAGCTAATCTCACTACTGATTACATATTTATGGAACCAGGCCTCTGCTAGATGGTGGACATACAAAGTTAAGTGAGACATAGGCCTTGTTCTTGAGAAGTTCAGTCACAGCTCGGTGTCCTTCTCCTCATTGTTCCTGGAAAACCTTCCACAGAAATTAGTGAAACTTACTCAAGGCCCTGCTCACACACCATACCTCTGCAAAGCTGGTTTCTCCAAAAGGCACTGTTCATCCTAGACTCCCCAACACTATGCCaccctattttctatttcatttttcagtcTGCTTTTCAATATAGTTATCTATATACCTGTTGCTTGCCTGTTAGACTATAACCTCCTTTGTTAAGAATATGTTTGTTTATCCTTGTATACTAGAATCTAAATGGTGGCTGgctttaaaaatctcaataaatatcTTCTGAGTCTGGTTAAGAAACTAGTTTTTTAAAGCATGCTGAATATTCAAATAACTGTAGATTCACATCCAGTTAAATAACACAGATCTCTTATATATTGTGCCCAGTTTTCTCCAATGGCAACATTGTACAAAACAAATGCAGACATCccttttaaaattgaagattTCATAGTCTCCAACTGACATGAAATCACCACCCCATTcataactttcatttttctaaaccacaaacatgaacaaaaaccaattataataaaatggaaaacctgGAGCAATTAGAACtggaaaaaatattaagttttcagTTAATCTAAagattcttggggctgggggtatagctcattggtagcacacttgcctagcatgcatgaggctctggatttgatcctcagcaccacaacaacaaaaaatctcatTCCTAATACCCAAATACAAAAATCTCACCAGTAAAAGGCTTTCCTGTTTGGATTAGCTTAGATCTTAACTTTTCTTTATAGTAAGATGTCATTTAACTTACAGTATTTGGATTGGTGAGATTCCTTGCATCTGTCAACCAGCTGCTTAAGTGGTTATATGTACTTCTTCtgcaaaaattaaagtttaaatttgttGACTTCCACATACAACTaccatttaaacagaaaaaaaaaaaagaaaatttggcaaatatttaaagtatatgctttagtcaatatttttattttgactagGTAGTTACTATGAAGAATGGTTATGAAATACAaccatatgattttttaaaaatctagctaaactcattatttttaaataaataacatccgACAACTATGTTAATGACATGTCAGAATCAAATTATTTATACTTAAAAGTACATCCATAAACAAACCAATAAGCAAGCATGGAACAATCTGAAgtcaaaactaaaattattttgaaattatccaGATTTGCAATCACAAAATGGACACAATGTAATACCAAAATGCCTAGACAGTGACACATTCAATAGAAaaacatttctgctttttaatgtTCAATTAGAAACCAGGAAATCACAGTGTAAGATGGTATATAATTTATCTTAGTAATAATTCAAAGAGTAAGCTAATTATAAAGCATAAAAACTGGCTTTAAAAGGGCATTTAGTACACTTGACTAGAAATTTAAGTTCCCAGATATCAGAAAGGAAGTTTAACctaactttgcattttttttttaacctggcaGCATTTCCAGATTCAAACTgtcctatttctctttctccaagcaaaagtttaaaaattcatagGCTACTTTGCTCTAGCTAAGTTGGCCCCACAATAGCAAGCAAATCCAAATACAGATGGTCTCTAACTTATGATGCTTCAACTTGATTTTACTAAAGGTTTACCAGAATATTACATGCATTTTTGACTGATATTTTCAACATATAAGGAAGTATCAAAATGTAACCCCAGTGCTAAAGAAAATTTGTAATGTACAATATTATACAGAGTAAAACTTACTAAAGAAGATAACCTTTATGAAGttaaaaatgtttctgatttCTAGACTCAGAACATTAATTCCATCTCACCCATCTGACATGTAAGGAAAGAGAAGGCCATAAGGATTCAGATCAAGATCTACAACCCTTTCACACATACCATGTGTCCTTAAAGTGTTTCTGAGGTTTGCCTTGCGAATATATTCCATGATCTCTAGCTGTCAGTgctcagaaatattcattatttcaaatatttactctttccccaatgggaagtaaaaaaaaattccttactcaggtatttttcttttcttgtactaTCTCAAATTATACATAAATCACCACCTAAATGTCAAAAAATGATGTCATATATCAAGACAGCACCTTTTTCTTAATGGTTTAAATTGTTGTAAGTAAACAATGGTCAAATATCACTTTCAAAAAGTACAAGCCTTACTCAATATTTGCAGCATATCATGACTTCACACAACAGGGATGTTTTACTTCTTACACAAATGATAAATAAGTCCAAACATACTTATTCTgattttgatgaattttaaaaatttcaaagctgACAGGAAGAGTGAATTGTTATAAACTGCCACCACTCTGGTAAAAAGAAAACCCTACAGTTCTATACAGACAGATTTTTAAATAGTCTTATACAATACCATTTACTGATCATGTTACCAACTACCTGACTAAAATAAAGCATTAAGATATGTAGCATCAAGATCATGTAAATCATATTATTTATGTGCACCTTCACTCCTGCCAATGATTCAGATAACTGTTgggttattaatttaaaattcactataattttatatctatGAATAAAGAATCATCAAATATCCATTAACTGGTGATACTAACACTAAAAAGAAGTGCTAAAATATTCCTAGCTTTAAGGTGGacattagatatatatatatcaaaactgATTTGGCAAAACAACTGTCATGATAAGCTCTGCTCTCAATTTAGAAAGGTATCCTGTAACAATTACAGTTAATGCCAAGAATTAAGTCTCAGTAAAGGACGGCCTTTAAAgtttacaaaatataaagtattaatAATCGAAAAACTGGGAGGTAAACTGGTATCATGACTCCAACATCAATGTCACTATAAAGTGTCAGTCAAGAAAGCATTATGTAAAGCCTGAAGTATCTGTTATCTGTAACAGTTAATATTGAAAAACAATCACCATAAAGCTTAcccttttaaagtatatttttcatatattcaaaatTGGGCACTGATTACTATTATCTAATTCTAGAAGATTTACATGATCCCAAAGAGaaccctaccaccaccacccccagcaaCTCCCTAGGCCCTGGCAATCTTCCATGTCTGTGGATCCGCCTATTCTGGGTATTTCATAAATGGTACCACCTAATATGTGGCCTTCTTGTCTAGTtactttcacttagcataatgtttttcaaGGTTGATCCTCAGGTAGCTCGTGTAAgtacttcatttgtttttatagctGAAAAGCAGTCTATTGTGTGGATATGCGATATTatatttacccattcatcagttgatgaacatttctgttgtttctacCTGAACTACtttcaataatttaaatagacatattttacttatatgtttaaaatatgtttaaaagcaaaaacattttaaatataaattacattttaagtataaatcaccatatttaaatttattaataatgcatggcatttttaataaaatgagacAGTTCTACACAGACAGGTTTTTAAATAGTCTTATACAATACCATTTACTGATCATGTTATCAACTACCTGACTAAAAGAAAGAGCAGTAAGGcttattttactgattttccCTGAGACCACCCAGTTGTAGAAATTTACTGAGACTTTTGTACTACAATTATAATTAGACACCATCTTTATTCTAAGGCAGCATTTCCCACAGTGTGTGTTcctcaataaaataaacttaGGAAACACCAAATTAAACAAAGTTAAACAGTAAGGAATTTCTTTACTGAAGAATTTCTCAAGGTCTTAATATGCTAATGTACACTGCAACTCTACATGAGGAAATAGTATAAAGCATTTCCTAAACAGAAATATGCTTCAAAGTAATTATCACTTGGTCCCACTCACCTATCTCTACCCCCTAAAAAGAGAGAGTCACGCTGCTTTTGATTGGTGCTTTGCATCAACATGAAAGGTGATCCAGTTCATTTTCTAGCTTACGGGAGACAAACAGCATAGTTTTCCATGTTCTCCAAAGTAAACCTTACAGTCCAGTTTTGTTACTTTATATCAAGTGCCTTGAGTTTCCAGAAATAGCCATGTTGATATAAATTTAATCCTGCTGCATGTAGTATTTAAGTCACTTCAATCCATGTTAGgacaaaaaagaatttaagtaaaTGAACAATTAAATACTGAAGTATTATACATAAATCACCaccaaaatgtcaaaaaaaaaaatgatgctatatatttcaaaatagcacCTTTTCCCCTTCAGATGCTAGCATAAGAACTACTTGCAATCTATCATGCTGGATTAGCAAAACTGTATATTTAAATCTTTGGCCTTATTTTCAGAAGGCATAAATTTTAACACAGAGGCTGAATAAAGTAACTCCTCAAGACTTGCTTGCTTTCTACTGAAGTGAAAGAACAAAGCTTCAAATATAatcatttcttcttaaataattCAACTCATGCTGCTTTTCAGAACTGTATTCTTCAATTAGCTCCACCCACCATCTCTTAAAGTTTTCTTCAATTGTACcaacttccagaaaaaaaaaaaaaaagttatatcaaGTTGTAGACAGCAACTTAAGTTGTAAACCATTTAGTCATCCAACTACAAACTAAAGAATGCCTAAATCAGTAACAAAGAAACCACATTTCCCAAAGCAAATTTCTATTCCCAAGTATGAAGGTTGAAAAGTTATTCACCTCTTACCTAGTGATATCATACACCATAAGTGCACCCGCAGCTCCTCTGTAGTAGCTTCGTGTAACAGCTCTAAACCGCTCCTGTCCTGCTGTATCCCAAATCTGCAGTTTGATTTTTTGGCCACTAACTTCAATTATTCTTGTACCAAATTCAACACCAATTGTGTGAGGACAATCAGCCATAACTGttagggagggggaaaaaaatataatatcccAACTTTCAGAAAACTTCAAATTTAGACTACTGGGGAAAATCCACTGAATAATCAAAAGACTTATAATATAGGCTCTAAACTAATTCTACCATTGGAGGGTTGGGGGGTAGGGCGGGGAAAGCAAAAAACTAGAAGTCAAATGTGAATGAACTAATATAAGGGTCAGCAAACTTGTGGAAAGAACCAAACAAtcgatttttttaagttttgtaggCCAAAaggtctctgtcacaactaccCAAATCTgcctctgaagaaaaaaaagcagtcagACAATATGTAAAATAGACAGGGTTGTGTTCCAATAACATCCTATTTCAAAAAATAGGCAGTAATTGGATTTAAGCCCACTAGCTACTGTTTGCTGACCCCCTGGACTAAAAGAATCTGCTAAGTacaaataagatttttaataaaCCCTTCACAATGCCAAAATTATACTATTTAGCCATCTGACAATCAttactctgtttaaaaaaaaaaaatcaaagattttagGACTCTAGGTGTTATTAATCAGACAAATTTTTACCCTGGAAAATATTATCAGTGTCTCAAACAAAATCATCACATTtaatacatacttataattataCACTAACAAGTTACATATATCTAAGCCAATAGTACAAGTCCTTTCCCTTATTATTTGGCCGCTTAAAACCTAAACTCACTATTCTGGTACAATTGCACAATTGAATGGACACTTCATAAAATGTTACATCAAATCTCTGTGGTTAGTAGCACAAAAATGCTATAGAAATGACTTCAACATACACAAACAATTTCACTTATGTTTAGCATATCAATCACAACAAATTGGCCCCTTCTCCTATCACTTAAAATGAGAGTTGTACTCTGAATCTTATCAACTGGTCATGAATATAGAAAACTccattttaagtatttcaaatCTACTAATTAGTTAACAAATGAAATATATGCAGCAAATGTACAATAAGATAATCAATTTCTACAACAGAGTCAAAGAATAAGATTATTTAAATTTGACATTATtctagcatctttttttttttaaagagagagagagaattttttaaatatttattttttagttttcggtggacacaacatctttattttatttttactggtgctaaggatcgaacccagcaacctgcgcatgccaggcgagtgtgctaccgcttgagccacatccccagcccaacattattctatgcatttttttaaaataacatttttgccACCAAGAAATCTAAATGTGAGTCAGAATAtaacacatataaaaattaacactctgggctggggtgtaactcagtgtacagagtgcctgcctagcacgcTCAAAGCACTGGGATCAATTCCCAGAaccatagaaaaacaaaaacgaaTGCTCAAAACATACTGgtaataatatatttcattttatctaagttaaaaaaagaaatcactgcaCCTAAAGACAAAAGTGTGAATATAGGGAAagttatatttattcataaagtACACTGAAAATgactcaagtttttaaaaatgtagaaatgtaACAATAAAGAAAGCTACTaaaaggctggggctatagctcagtggtggagtgcccatTTCGCAcgtgtgtttgatcctcagcaccacataaaaataaatttattgtgtccatctacaactaaatactAAAGTTTTACTTCACATATtgaacttacattttttttctgtaaactgATGAAGCAAGCAAGATTTTCCTACTCCCATGtcccctgtttaaaaaaaaaaagtttaagatggCAATTACATTTCTCAGTTTTACAGTATCATCATATGCAATGATTCTTATGTCCCTTACCATATCACAAGTTTCTGAGACACATTTAATGTGGCTTTCCTTCTTtacaatggattaaaaatatgtgaaCGTATATTTTCACTGACTAGTTCCAACCTTTAGCAATGACAGAATTTGGTTATAAATTTATTATGTTAACAGTGAGCCACCAACTTTACCagcaaaattatgaaaatgttacTGTGAGTTATATCAAAGTttgggtgttgtttttttttttttaaccccttaaCAAACACACAGAAGCAAAGGAGTAACAAATGAGGAAACATATAATAAGCAGAAATAAGAAACTGAATTTTGGAGCTTGAATGACTAGATCCTGTGTCTTatctcacatttttttatttcttacagaatgacaaaagaagaatttatattacataaaaaCCACAACAGAATAAATCTCATTCCTGGCTATACTACagcaatatattttatgtgttacAGAAATTATTCTGAATCCACAATGTTCTCTATCAATTTTTGGAATCCAGGGGGATATCAGAATTTTCAAGTAATCTTTAGAATATTTCAGTACTACTAGGAAATTAATCTCATTCCTCATTCCTAGTATTAACAATCTTTCAGGTAGCCCTCAAGAACAACCAAAATCACTACACTAGGTACTCAGCACTGTACTACAGAAGTATCTAGGCCACAATGCAAAAGGTACATTTATCTTTATTAAAGAAGCTTTTAGTTCCAAAGTGAGAAAAGAGCTTATTTCTTCTGGAGTGTTACATATTAGTATATAAATGTTTGTATATTAATGCTTTAGAGATAAGAGTATAAGTTAAGCAAACTTaccaataataatatatttaaagatgtaAGAGTAGTTGTATGGTGCAGTTGCCATGGTGgcactaaaaacaaagaaaactgtgTTACTGCAGAAGGAAAAATACATGTTATCCAAACTGATCATTGCAAGCCTTTAAAAAGTCATAGGTaaagatatacataaaataaagtatacTGAATATACTCTGAACAAAATATTGGTTACGATAAGTCAGTAAAAATTCACTTCACAAATGATCAATACATACAAGTTCTCTTCAATGAATAGTACTTTAACATTCTCATGCATTATTCACAGAAATATGATAATACACCCAAA is drawn from Urocitellus parryii isolate mUroPar1 chromosome 4, mUroPar1.hap1, whole genome shotgun sequence and contains these coding sequences:
- the Rab14 gene encoding ras-related protein Rab-14, translating into MATAPYNYSYIFKYIIIGDMGVGKSCLLHQFTEKKFMADCPHTIGVEFGTRIIEVSGQKIKLQIWDTAGQERFRAVTRSYYRGAAGALMVYDITRRSTYNHLSSWLTDARNLTNPNTVIILIGNKADLEAQRDVTYEEAKQFAEENGLLFLEASAKTGENVEDAFLEAAKKIYQNIQDGSLDLNAAESGVQHKPSAPQGGRLTSEPQPQREGCGC